In Pseudomonadota bacterium, the following proteins share a genomic window:
- a CDS encoding FAD:protein FMN transferase, with translation MRAIGRRGERPWRIGIRRPRSAGVLGTLELGEDESVLTSGDYERFFRYDGKRYDHILDPRTGYPAQGAMAATVICRGAAAGGHRVRSRRALRVAGGGTRYGDSAGDVGSMAWGAFHLTEALRPRLRFTIEPERGIPIGSEAMTAADRWSAPHLGPEPGLDAINY, from the coding sequence CTGCGCGCCATCGGACGCCGTGGCGAGCGGCCCTGGCGCATCGGCATACGCCGGCCCCGCTCTGCCGGCGTGCTCGGGACCCTCGAGCTGGGTGAAGACGAAAGTGTCTTGACTTCCGGTGATTACGAGAGATTTTTTAGGTATGATGGAAAGCGATACGACCACATCCTGGACCCGCGCACCGGGTACCCCGCACAGGGTGCCATGGCCGCGACGGTGATCTGCCGGGGGGCCGCCGCGGGGGGCCACCGCGTTCGTAGTCGCCGGGCCCTCCGAGTGGCAGGCGGTGGCACACGATATGGGGATAGCGCAGGCGATGTTGGATCGATGGCCTGGGGCGCATTTCATCTGACGGAGGCGCTGAGGCCGCGCCTGCGGTTCACGATCGAGCCGGAACGCGGCATCCCGATTGGATCCGAAGCCATGACGGCCGCCGATCGGTGGTCGGCGCCGCACTTGGGTCCGGAGCCCGGCCTGGATGCGATCAATTACTAA
- a CDS encoding Gx transporter family protein has translation MEFEVTAEDARIAGLAALAIAIDVVEANLPSPLPGVKPGLANVVTLAALHWYGFGVPAWVSVLRVVGGGLLGGTFLSPGFLSLSGAIANLCVLRLATAIPGLSSIGYGALAALAHMVGPFALAYWVLIPHPGLLRLLPVLMTAALVFGFSGGIIARAMVAGMDGRRAQA, from the coding sequence ATGGAATTCGAAGTCACAGCAGAAGACGCCCGCATCGCCGGGCTGGCCGCGCTCGCGATCGCCATCGACGTCGTGGAGGCAAACCTCCCGAGCCCTCTGCCGGGGGTCAAGCCCGGGCTCGCCAACGTCGTCACCCTCGCGGCCCTGCACTGGTACGGCTTTGGCGTCCCGGCCTGGGTGTCCGTGCTCCGGGTCGTGGGGGGCGGCTTGCTCGGCGGCACCTTTCTGTCGCCGGGCTTCCTGAGCCTGTCGGGGGCCATCGCGAACCTCTGCGTGCTGCGCCTTGCGACCGCGATCCCGGGACTCTCCAGCATCGGGTACGGCGCGCTCGCGGCCCTGGCACACATGGTCGGCCCGTTCGCCCTCGCCTACTGGGTCCTCATCCCCCATCCCGGCCTCCTGCGACTCCTGCCGGTGTTGATGACGGCGGCCCTGGTCTTCGGGTTCTCGGGCGGTATAATCGCCCGCGCCATGGTCGCGGGAATGGACGGGCGTAGGGCACAGGCGTGA